Proteins encoded within one genomic window of Halodesulfovibrio sp.:
- a CDS encoding fumarate reductase iron-sulfur subunit encodes MSRRLHIEVFRYNPLDPNSEPHMQSFYVNEYDSMTLFIALNIIRDEQDPTLQFDFCCRAGICGSCGMVINGRPGLACHTQTRDLPDHIVLHPLPVFKLIGDLSVDTGTWFRDAGARIEAWVHNDHDKFDAEAEEVRMENDLANEIFELDRCIECGCCVSACGTARMREDFLGATSIARVARFYLDPRDERNEENYYQVIGNDQGVFGCMGLLGCEDVCPKHIPLQDQLGIMRRMLAIHSVKGILPKRVLEKLQHKGCCHESH; translated from the coding sequence ATGAGCCGTCGTCTACATATCGAAGTATTCAGATACAACCCGCTTGATCCAAATTCCGAACCACATATGCAGTCATTTTATGTAAATGAATATGACTCCATGACTCTGTTCATCGCACTTAACATTATCCGCGACGAACAAGACCCCACCTTGCAATTCGACTTCTGCTGTCGTGCAGGAATCTGCGGTTCCTGCGGCATGGTAATTAACGGCAGACCGGGTCTTGCGTGCCATACGCAAACCCGCGATCTGCCCGATCACATTGTCCTGCATCCACTGCCTGTATTTAAACTCATCGGTGACCTTTCTGTTGATACAGGAACGTGGTTCCGCGATGCAGGTGCTCGTATTGAAGCGTGGGTTCACAACGACCACGACAAGTTTGATGCAGAAGCAGAAGAAGTACGCATGGAAAACGATTTAGCAAACGAAATTTTCGAGCTTGATCGTTGCATAGAATGTGGCTGTTGCGTTTCTGCCTGCGGTACTGCCCGCATGCGTGAAGACTTCCTCGGTGCTACTTCCATCGCCCGCGTTGCCCGCTTCTACCTTGATCCGCGTGATGAACGAAACGAAGAAAATTACTATCAAGTCATCGGCAACGATCAGGGCGTATTCGGCTGCATGGGATTGCTGGGCTGTGAGGATGTTTGTCCTAAGCATATCCCGCTCCAAGATCAGCTTGGCATCATGCGCCGTATGCTTGCCATCCATTCTGTAAAGGGAATCCTTCCAAAACGTGTTCTTGAAAAACTTCAACACAAAGGATGCTGCCATGAAAGTCATTAA
- a CDS encoding succinate dehydrogenase/fumarate reductase cytochrome b subunit, with protein sequence MDASTLTLHVRKNGAGVGRLDVMQMLSGVLLILFLWAHLMLVSSVLISPKLMDAIAWFFETTYMAQVGGPLIGLLIFAHFLLAARKMPWRSQEANAFVKHSVMMHHKDTWLWLAQVGTALLILIMAATHMWVVLTDLPITAAKSAARVQSGIWLPFYLVLLPLAEIHVGIGFYRIGVKYGYITKANRKWYQRLENYMMGGFITIGLLTLIRFLFLTV encoded by the coding sequence ATGGATGCTAGTACACTTACGCTACACGTAAGAAAAAACGGAGCCGGAGTCGGGCGTTTAGACGTCATGCAAATGTTATCAGGGGTGCTTCTCATTCTTTTCCTCTGGGCACATTTAATGCTTGTATCGAGTGTTCTTATCAGCCCTAAGCTGATGGATGCCATCGCATGGTTCTTCGAAACCACGTACATGGCTCAGGTCGGTGGACCACTAATCGGGCTGCTTATTTTTGCTCATTTCCTTCTTGCAGCCCGTAAAATGCCTTGGCGCTCACAGGAAGCAAACGCTTTCGTCAAGCACAGCGTCATGATGCACCACAAAGATACTTGGCTTTGGCTTGCACAAGTTGGAACTGCTCTTCTTATCCTTATTATGGCTGCCACACACATGTGGGTAGTCCTTACAGATCTCCCTATCACCGCAGCCAAAAGTGCTGCCCGCGTCCAAAGCGGTATCTGGCTTCCATTCTACCTTGTTCTACTCCCACTTGCCGAAATTCACGTTGGCATCGGGTTCTATCGTATTGGCGTCAAATACGGATACATCACTAAGGCAAACCGTAAATGGTATCAGCGGCTTGAAAATTACATGATGGGCGGCTTTATCACCATCGGTCTGCTTACACTTATCCGCTTTTTATTCCTTACGGTTTAA
- a CDS encoding fumarate hydratase — protein sequence MKVIKAEQIHNAVVDLVLQAARYLPEDVKTAIRVARNNETSESAKEILGQLLENADLAKESGLPLCQDTGLGVFYVEIGSDVQIEGNITDIINDAMIEGYNKGLLRKSSCHPLTRKNTMDNSPAVIHYTHVAGDKLNIKHMAKGGGSENMSRCTMLTPAQGWEGIKEFVVRRMAEAGPNPCPPTIVGVGIGGTFDLAPALAKEALFRPLSAENPDPELAAMEKELLAEINQLGIGPMGLGGKTTCLGVKIAMHPCHIASLPLAVNVQCHSSRIKEVTL from the coding sequence ATGAAAGTCATTAAGGCTGAACAGATTCATAATGCTGTTGTCGATTTGGTTTTACAGGCTGCACGCTATCTGCCGGAAGACGTAAAAACTGCCATCCGTGTTGCGCGCAACAATGAGACTTCCGAATCTGCAAAGGAAATTCTCGGTCAACTGCTGGAAAATGCTGATCTTGCAAAAGAATCCGGTCTCCCCCTTTGTCAGGACACAGGCTTAGGTGTCTTCTATGTAGAAATCGGCAGCGACGTTCAGATAGAGGGCAATATTACAGACATCATTAATGATGCGATGATCGAAGGATACAACAAAGGTTTGCTCCGTAAATCATCTTGCCATCCGCTCACCCGTAAAAACACCATGGACAACAGCCCTGCCGTTATCCACTACACACATGTTGCAGGCGACAAGCTGAATATCAAACACATGGCAAAAGGTGGCGGTTCTGAAAACATGTCCCGCTGCACCATGCTTACTCCGGCTCAAGGCTGGGAAGGCATTAAAGAATTTGTTGTGCGCCGTATGGCTGAAGCCGGTCCTAACCCTTGCCCGCCGACAATTGTCGGAGTCGGCATCGGCGGAACCTTTGACTTAGCGCCTGCACTTGCAAAAGAAGCGCTCTTCCGTCCTCTTTCTGCTGAAAACCCTGATCCTGAACTGGCAGCTATGGAAAAAGAATTGCTCGCTGAGATTAACCAGCTTGGCATCGGCCCTATGGGACTTGGCGGAAAAACAACTTGCCTTGGCGTAAAAATAGCCATGCACCCTTGCCACATCGCAAGCCTGCCGCTGGCAGTCAACGTTCAGTGTCATTCTTCCAGAATTAAGGAGGTTACACTCTAA
- a CDS encoding cache domain-containing protein, which produces MSDQPTITNKITLLLVFMFFFSATIGITYIYYMNKVKEDAVNESQTAMLTGYKRSLAYSIRTIADLLGNQLKDVPQKEKQAHVQRAIQELRYDTDGYYFVYNTKGVNIAHPLHPEFINTNRLTHKDQNGHRYIADLANAAQNGGGYTTYWFSKPDKKIPLPKLAYAQMIPDTDFWIATGIYIDTIDAEQQALVKKLETHVQKSIIIVSVGTTFVLFFLVVPASFYMINTIIQPWKQMERELRHAQKMEAIGIFAGGIAHDFNNILGAIISCSELALIDLKKHMSAHEDLRRILQAANRGKALVRKIKAFSTRNSTHVQLMRPATVLQECMRLLESFIPATIDVSVRNRCDAALIYADPDQYLQILMNLCTNAVQAMDGTKGSLHIELYVREVSLSEAKEMKISPYHYVALTVRDTGTGIPQHLIDQIFDPFYTTRKKVGGTGLGLSVISSIIKQNKGHISVQSTTGVGTSFTVLLPYAGKSTEEAPQQLNAVQVQGGTESILFVDDDKDLAYPVEKLFSHYGYNVSLFTNSQEALDAFKENPQSYDLLLTDQMMPHLTGTELIKEIHSVKPDMPTILYSGLEGSDLCAETPSEWEDLGVTRFFSKPFEPAMLCEAVRQLLNESCSTDKEPHEYTSNTHN; this is translated from the coding sequence GTGTCAGACCAACCGACAATCACAAATAAGATTACGTTATTGCTGGTCTTTATGTTCTTTTTTTCTGCGACTATCGGCATTACGTATATCTATTATATGAATAAGGTAAAAGAAGATGCCGTAAACGAATCGCAAACAGCCATGCTTACAGGATACAAACGGAGCCTTGCCTATTCTATCCGCACCATTGCAGACTTATTAGGAAATCAACTTAAAGATGTTCCTCAAAAAGAAAAACAGGCACACGTGCAGCGAGCTATTCAAGAATTACGCTACGACACCGATGGCTATTATTTTGTGTATAATACAAAAGGCGTAAACATAGCTCACCCACTCCACCCTGAATTTATTAATACCAACCGCCTTACGCATAAAGATCAGAACGGGCATAGATATATTGCAGATCTCGCAAACGCTGCACAAAACGGTGGCGGCTACACCACGTACTGGTTCTCAAAACCCGATAAAAAAATTCCTCTTCCAAAACTCGCCTACGCTCAAATGATTCCTGATACGGATTTTTGGATTGCTACAGGAATTTACATCGACACGATTGATGCCGAGCAACAAGCACTCGTCAAAAAACTGGAAACTCACGTACAAAAATCGATTATCATCGTATCAGTCGGAACAACTTTTGTTCTGTTCTTCCTTGTAGTTCCGGCAAGTTTTTACATGATTAACACCATTATCCAACCGTGGAAACAAATGGAGAGAGAACTCCGCCACGCGCAAAAAATGGAAGCAATCGGAATCTTTGCTGGAGGAATTGCACATGATTTCAACAATATTCTTGGTGCGATAATATCGTGCAGTGAACTTGCGCTGATTGATTTAAAGAAACACATGTCAGCGCATGAAGATTTACGACGAATACTACAAGCCGCTAACCGTGGTAAGGCACTCGTGCGTAAAATCAAAGCATTCAGCACCCGTAACAGCACGCATGTTCAACTCATGCGTCCAGCCACTGTTCTACAAGAATGTATGCGTCTGCTTGAGTCATTCATACCTGCAACAATTGACGTCTCGGTGCGCAACAGATGCGATGCGGCGCTTATTTATGCAGACCCCGATCAGTATCTGCAAATTCTTATGAATCTGTGTACAAACGCAGTTCAGGCAATGGATGGAACAAAGGGCAGCCTACATATAGAACTGTATGTGCGGGAAGTCAGCCTTTCTGAAGCAAAAGAAATGAAGATTTCACCTTACCATTATGTTGCGCTGACTGTTCGAGATACCGGAACCGGAATTCCACAGCATTTGATAGATCAGATTTTTGATCCATTTTACACAACGCGCAAAAAAGTAGGCGGAACCGGCTTAGGGCTTTCCGTCATATCTTCTATCATCAAGCAAAACAAAGGACACATCAGTGTCCAAAGCACTACAGGTGTGGGAACATCCTTTACTGTTCTTCTGCCGTATGCTGGAAAATCTACGGAAGAAGCTCCGCAACAACTGAACGCGGTACAGGTTCAAGGGGGAACAGAATCGATTCTTTTTGTCGATGATGATAAAGACCTCGCCTACCCCGTAGAAAAATTATTTTCGCACTATGGGTACAACGTGTCACTGTTCACAAACAGTCAGGAAGCACTCGACGCCTTCAAAGAAAATCCGCAGAGTTATGACCTGTTGTTAACTGACCAGATGATGCCGCATTTAACTGGAACAGAGCTCATTAAAGAAATCCATTCTGTTAAGCCTGATATGCCAACAATTTTATATAGTGGCTTAGAAGGAAGCGACTTATGCGCTGAAACCCCGTCGGAATGGGAAGACCTTGGAGTAACGAGATTTTTCTCTAAGCCGTTTGAGCCTGCGATGCTCTGCGAAGCAGTTCGCCAATTGCTCAATGAATCCTGCTCAACAGATAAGGAGCCTCATGAATACACCAGCAATACTCATAATTGA
- a CDS encoding sigma-54 dependent transcriptional regulator: MNTPAILIIDDDPDVTYALSRAARHLGYAADSAATIHDALQKTTAKEFDAVFLDVQLPDGSGMDIISDIMNQPAHPELIIITGNGDPEAAELAISSGAWDYVEKGDSIHVIMDTLSNALEYRSDKLSSRKVRQIQALRRENIIGESNSITRCLEQVGKLAESDMNVLLTGETGTGKELFARALHNNSPRHKGPFIVVDCAALPENLVETLLFGHEKGTFTGALHDKEGLILQANNGTLFLDEVGELPLSTQKAFLRVLQERTVRPLGSKKEIPCNFRLVSATNRDLDAMQQEHTFRTDLAFRLCSAKITLPPLRERREDIALLIDHYMTLFFKKNALASKAFNPSVLTTLEDYDWPGNVRELVNAVEFIVSTSRNESRIFIKHLPPALRARLAKNRITPSSSSDSKLSSNFSYEVSNEELPTMQEHRNAVIEKAEHSYLTQLLNSTKGSIKQAVELSGLSQSRLYALLKKHRIK; encoded by the coding sequence ATGAATACACCAGCAATACTCATAATTGATGATGATCCTGACGTAACATATGCGCTCAGTCGCGCTGCACGCCATCTTGGTTATGCTGCGGACTCTGCTGCTACGATTCATGATGCTCTACAAAAAACGACGGCTAAAGAATTTGATGCCGTATTCCTTGATGTTCAACTTCCTGATGGCAGCGGCATGGATATTATCAGTGATATTATGAATCAACCGGCGCATCCGGAGCTTATTATCATCACCGGAAACGGAGATCCGGAAGCCGCTGAGCTGGCAATTTCCAGCGGAGCATGGGACTACGTTGAAAAAGGCGATTCTATTCATGTCATAATGGATACTCTTTCCAATGCACTGGAATACCGTTCAGATAAGCTCTCATCCCGTAAGGTTCGCCAAATACAAGCGCTACGAAGAGAAAATATTATTGGCGAAAGCAACTCTATCACTCGATGCCTTGAGCAAGTCGGCAAGCTAGCAGAAAGTGATATGAACGTGTTGCTCACAGGCGAAACAGGCACAGGCAAAGAACTCTTTGCTCGTGCTTTGCACAACAACAGCCCAAGACACAAAGGTCCTTTTATTGTTGTGGACTGTGCCGCATTGCCGGAAAATCTTGTGGAAACCCTGCTCTTCGGGCACGAAAAAGGAACGTTTACCGGAGCATTACACGATAAAGAAGGGCTTATCCTCCAAGCGAATAACGGAACCTTATTCCTTGATGAAGTGGGCGAACTTCCTCTTTCTACGCAAAAAGCATTTTTACGAGTTTTGCAAGAACGCACCGTGCGCCCGCTCGGTAGTAAAAAAGAAATACCGTGCAACTTCCGCCTTGTCTCCGCGACCAACAGAGACCTTGATGCCATGCAACAAGAGCACACTTTCAGGACAGATTTAGCATTCAGGCTCTGTTCTGCAAAGATTACACTTCCGCCCCTACGAGAACGACGCGAAGACATAGCGTTGCTTATCGACCACTACATGACGCTTTTTTTCAAAAAAAACGCACTGGCTTCAAAGGCGTTCAACCCAAGTGTTCTCACCACACTGGAAGATTACGACTGGCCGGGAAACGTGCGGGAACTGGTCAACGCTGTAGAATTTATTGTGTCGACGTCTCGCAACGAATCCAGAATCTTCATCAAGCATCTTCCCCCAGCGCTCCGTGCACGCCTTGCTAAAAACAGAATTACTCCAAGCAGTTCCTCAGACAGCAAATTGTCTTCTAATTTTTCGTACGAAGTAAGCAACGAAGAATTGCCCACCATGCAAGAACACAGAAATGCTGTTATCGAAAAAGCAGAGCACAGCTATCTAACGCAGCTGCTCAATTCTACCAAAGGCTCAATCAAACAGGCTGTCGAGCTTTCCGGACTATCACAGTCACGTCTGTATGCATTGCTCAAAAAGCATCGTATTAAATAG
- a CDS encoding fumarate reductase flavoprotein subunit, giving the protein MQIIYSDLLCIGAGLAGERVAVEAAKAGFDVTCLSIVPPRRSHSSAAQGGMQAALGNAIMGDGDNPDIHFADTVKGSDWGCDQEVARIFADTAPIVMREVAHWGVPWNRVEAGVHTYYKGGKPFEAEEKREKHGLIHARAFGGTAKWRTCYTADGTGRSVLNTLDSMCLRYEVGIHDRTQAEALIHDGENCLGAIVRCLKTGELKAYLATATLIATGGYGRIYRATTNAVICDGGGQIAALDTGLVPLGNMEAIQFHPTGTVPTDILVTEGCRGDGGTLLDVNEYRFMPDYEPEKAELASRDVVSRRMQEHIRKGLGVKSPYGDHLWLDIRHLGEKHITTKLREVYDICTNFLGVNPIHDLIPVRPTQHYSMGGIRTNKDGAAYGLKGLFSAGESACWDMHGFNRLGGNSLAETVVAGRYVGKKIVEFLKGHTVDFKQSAINDAHTQVAARIMEMTKSSSKQESAIQLRDEMHSTMMDNVGIFRNGKDLQKAVDTLDELIERSKNIKLQGTAIGFNPEISLALRMPGMLKLAQCTAYGALQRTESRGAHTREDFPERNDKEWLNRTLAYWKEGETRPELTYEDASPYFEIPPGERGYGGGKIITADIPEEKLRLPKNGADEKKAKQTKKAS; this is encoded by the coding sequence ATGCAAATTATTTATAGTGATTTACTCTGTATAGGCGCAGGGCTTGCCGGGGAACGCGTTGCTGTAGAAGCTGCTAAAGCCGGTTTTGATGTCACATGTCTTTCTATTGTTCCACCGCGTCGCTCTCATTCATCGGCTGCTCAGGGGGGAATGCAGGCGGCACTGGGTAACGCGATTATGGGTGACGGCGACAACCCTGATATTCACTTTGCAGATACAGTAAAAGGTTCTGACTGGGGATGCGATCAGGAAGTAGCACGCATTTTTGCGGATACCGCTCCAATTGTTATGCGAGAAGTTGCCCATTGGGGTGTTCCATGGAACCGCGTAGAAGCTGGCGTGCATACCTACTATAAAGGGGGTAAGCCGTTTGAAGCTGAAGAAAAGCGCGAAAAACATGGTCTGATTCACGCCAGAGCATTTGGCGGTACTGCTAAATGGCGTACGTGCTACACAGCAGATGGAACCGGACGCTCTGTTCTTAACACTCTTGATTCGATGTGTTTACGATATGAAGTCGGCATTCACGACCGCACTCAGGCAGAAGCTCTTATTCATGACGGCGAAAACTGCCTCGGCGCAATTGTACGCTGCCTAAAAACAGGTGAACTCAAAGCGTATCTTGCCACAGCAACACTTATCGCAACTGGCGGATATGGTCGAATCTACCGAGCAACAACTAACGCTGTTATCTGTGATGGCGGCGGTCAGATTGCTGCCCTTGATACAGGTCTTGTTCCGCTGGGTAACATGGAAGCTATCCAGTTCCATCCAACCGGAACCGTTCCTACCGATATTCTTGTAACAGAAGGTTGTCGCGGTGATGGCGGTACACTTCTTGATGTTAACGAATACCGCTTCATGCCGGATTACGAACCGGAGAAAGCTGAACTGGCTTCCCGCGATGTTGTATCCCGTCGCATGCAGGAACACATCCGTAAAGGACTCGGCGTAAAGTCTCCATATGGCGACCACCTCTGGCTTGATATTCGTCATCTGGGTGAAAAACACATCACTACAAAACTCCGCGAAGTATACGATATTTGTACGAACTTCCTCGGTGTTAACCCTATTCACGATCTTATTCCTGTTCGCCCTACGCAGCATTACTCCATGGGTGGCATCCGCACCAACAAAGACGGTGCAGCGTACGGCTTGAAAGGTCTGTTCTCAGCAGGCGAGTCTGCATGTTGGGACATGCACGGCTTCAACCGTCTAGGCGGAAACTCTCTTGCCGAAACTGTTGTAGCAGGTCGCTACGTGGGTAAAAAAATCGTCGAATTCTTGAAAGGTCACACTGTTGATTTCAAACAGTCTGCCATTAACGACGCTCACACTCAGGTCGCTGCACGTATCATGGAAATGACCAAGAGCAGCAGCAAGCAAGAAAGTGCTATTCAGCTGCGTGATGAAATGCACAGCACCATGATGGATAACGTAGGTATTTTCCGTAACGGTAAAGATCTGCAAAAAGCTGTGGATACACTTGATGAGCTTATTGAGCGCTCCAAAAACATCAAACTGCAAGGCACAGCAATCGGGTTCAACCCTGAAATCTCCCTTGCCCTCAGAATGCCGGGCATGCTCAAGCTTGCACAGTGCACAGCGTACGGCGCACTTCAGCGTACAGAATCCCGCGGCGCACATACTCGCGAAGATTTCCCAGAACGTAACGATAAAGAATGGCTTAACCGCACTCTTGCGTACTGGAAAGAAGGCGAAACACGTCCTGAACTTACATATGAAGATGCTTCTCCATACTTTGAAATACCTCCAGGCGAGCGCGGATATGGCGGCGGTAAAATTATTACTGCTGACATTCCTGAAGAAAAGCTTCGTCTGCCGAAAAACGGTGCAGACGAAAAAAAAGCAAAACAGACAAAAAAAGCTAGCTAA